The following proteins are co-located in the Manihot esculenta cultivar AM560-2 chromosome 9, M.esculenta_v8, whole genome shotgun sequence genome:
- the LOC110621879 gene encoding CBL-interacting serine/threonine-protein kinase 14 encodes MAEDPSNPSPAIAEITPDINLFDKYELGKLLGCGAFAKVYHARNVVTGQSVAIKAVSKQKVMKGGFIGQIKREISIMRRLHHPRVVKLLEVLATKTKIYFVMEFAKGGELFAKVAKGRFSEDLSRKYFQQLITAVGYCHARGVFHRDLKPENLLLDENWDLKVSDFGLSAVNDQIQSDGLLHTLCGTPAYVAPEILGKKGYDGAKADVWSCGVILYVLIAGYLPFNDTNLMVMYRKIYRGQFRFPKWTSPDLRRFLSRLLDANPETRITVDEILRDPWFKQDFKGIEFHLEDSDLKRQENHKSLNAFDIISFSSGFDLSGLFNDCDISACNERFVSSESPAKIIDRIEEIAEAENVKVTKNRDCGAKLEGIDGTFVMAIEIYQLTEQLVVVEVKGKEMNAKPGQEIWKDKLRPKLGSLVYEAAPTASGE; translated from the coding sequence ATGGCGGAGGACCCCAGCAACCCTTCACCGGCGATCGCCGAAATAACGCCggatattaatttatttgacaAATACGAGTTGGGGAAGCTGCTGGGTTGTGGAGCCTTCGCCAAGGTTTACCATGCAAGAAACGTCGTTACCGGCCAGAGCGTGGCTATTAAGGCCGTCAGCAAGCAGAAGGTCATGAAGGGAGGCTTTATTGGGCAAATTAAGAGGGAGATTTCTATCATGCGCCGATTGCACCACCCTCGCGTCGTCAAGCTGTTGGAGGTTTTGGCCACCAAAACTAAGATTTATTTCGTCATGGAGTTCGCTAAAGGTGGTGAGCTTTTTGCCAAGGTTGCAAAGGGGCGTTTCAGCGAAGATCTCAGCCGTAAGTATTTTCAGCAGCTTATCACAGCCGTGGGATATTGTCATGCCAGAGGCGTGTTTCACCGCGATTTGAAACCCGAGAATCTCCTTCTCGACGAGAATTGGGACCTCAAGGTTTCTGATTTCGGTCTCAGCGCCGTCAACGATCAGATCCAATCGGACGGTCTGCTCCATACCCTCTGCGGGACTCCAGCTTACGTTGCACCTGAGATTCTCGGCAAGAAAGGCTACGATGGTGCTAAGGCGGATGTTTGGTCATGCGGCGTCATCTTGTACGTTCTCATTGCTGGTTATTTACCGTTCAATGACACTAATCTCATGGTTATGTATCGGAAGATCTACAGAGGCCAGTTCAGATTCCCGAAATGGACGTCTCCGGATCTACGGCGTTTCCTTTCTCGGCTTCTCGATGCAAATCCCGAGACTAGGATAACCGTCGATGAGATTCTCCGGGATCCATGGTTCAAACAGGATTTCAAAGGGATAGAATTCCATTTAGAGGATTCTGATTTGAAGAGACAAGAAAACCACAAGAGCTTGAACGCTTTTGACATCATCTCCTTCTCATCAGGTTTTGATTTATCCGGCTTGTTCAATGACTGCGATATTTCGGCCTGCAATGAACGGTTTGTATCCTCCGAGTCACCGGCGAAGATAATAGACAGAATAGAAGAGATAGCCGAGGCAGAGAACGTGAAAGTGACAAAAAACAGAGATTGTGGAGCTAAACTGGAAGGAATTGACGGGACGTTTGTCATGGCCATCGAAATTTACCAATTAACTGAGCAATTGGTTGTGGTAGAGGTGAAGGGAAAGGAAATGAATGCGAAACCAGGCCAAGAAATCTGGAAAGACAAATTAAGGCCTAAGCTCGGAAGCTTGGTTTACGAGGCGGCACCTACTGCCTCCGGTGAATGA
- the LOC110623412 gene encoding U-box domain-containing protein 16, whose amino-acid sequence MTASLQIFPPRKRRPPVEAFIAPNFSDLKLVHSLLILSQDICSLDPIPFLLKRNYLSIIRKAKLLSILFDEIFRNPIRFVSPIHLCFEEMYIVLLRVKALIEDCSNGSRMWLLIQTESVATSFYELILELSTLLDIFPVEKVDLSLDIQEIVVLIRKQCYQSKAFLDPSDYNLRHQVLTMLDRIKKQIVPDHSKLAEIFYKLGLRNLSACKEEIERLEDEVQNQIDEKSKSEVVALMGLVRYAKCVLYGASTPTSDHQRRRKVSEANIPSDFRCPISLDLMRDPVVVATGHTYDRESINPWIELGHKTCPKTGQTLPHTNLIPNLALKNLIGMWCWKHKIPFETTENNQKDNAVIQNKAAIEATKMTVSFLVSKLSHSESLETANGVVYELRALAKANPDSRACMAEAGAIPLLVRYLGSDVGSKIPNLQVNAVTTILNLSILEENKIRIMETDGASNGVIEVLRSGATWEAKGNAAATIFSLSGVHSYRKRLGRKSRVITGLIDLARSGNTCSKKDALIAILNLAGDRETVGRLVEAGVVDMVKEVVNELPEEAVSILEVVVKRGGMVAIAAAYSVIRKLGRLLREGSDASRESAVAALVTICRKGGAEMVAELASITGIERTIWELMGSGTTRSRRKAASLLRILRRWAAGLDCGYVDMSSSSTAALAS is encoded by the coding sequence ATGACGGCTTCTCTTCAAATTTTCCCTCCGAGAAAACGCCGGCCACCGGTGGAGGCGTTTATTGCTCCTAACTTTTCCGACCTTAAACTTGTACACTCTCTCCTTATTCTATCCCAAGACATATGTTCTCTCGACCCTATACCATTCCTTCTAAAACGCAATTATCTTTCCATTATACGCAAAGCCAAGCTCCTTTCTATCCTATTCGATGAGATTTTTCGAAACCCAATTCGTTTTGTGTCTCCAATTCACCTCTGCTTTGAAGAAATGTACATAGTTTTACTGAGGGTGAAGGCTCTGATTGAAGACTGCTCAAATGGAAGCAGGATGTGGCTTTTAATCCAAACCGAATCTGTGGCTACCAGTTTTTACGAGCTAATCCTTGAATTATCAACACTTCTGGATATTTTCCCAGTTGAGAAGGTTGATTTGAGCCTAGATATTCAAGAAATCGTCGTTTTGATCAGAAAACAATGCTACCAATCAAAAGCATTCTTGGATCCGAGTGATTATAATTTAAGGCATCAGGTGTTAACCATGCTCGATCGAATCAAGAAACAGATCGTGCCTGATCATTCGAAGCTCGCTgagatattttataaattaggcTTGCGTAATCTTTCCGCCTGCAAAGAGGAGATCGAGAGGCTCGAAGACGAAGTACAAAATCAGATCGACGAGAAATCCAAATCTGAGGTGGTTGCTCTGATGGGACTCGTACGCTACGCGAAATGTGTTCTCTATGGAGCATCAACGCCCACATCCGATCACCAGCGTAGACGGAAGGTGTCAGAGGCCAATATTCCGTCAGACTTCCGATGTCCGATTAGCTTGGATTTGATGCGGGACCCAGTCGTAGTGGCCACCGGCCATACATACGATCGAGAGTCCATCAATCCTTGGATTGAATTGGGACACAAGACATGTCCAAAGACAGGTCAGACGCTGCCACACACCAACCTCATCCCTAACCTCGCTTTGAAGAATCTAATCGGCATGTGGTGTTGGAAGCACAAAATTCCCTTCGAGACTACAGAGAATAACCAAAAAGATAACGCCGTTATACAGAACAAGGCAGCGATAGAGGCTACAAAGATGACGGTGTCCTTTCTGGTCAGCAAACTTTCCCATTCAGAGTCATTGGAAACAGCTAACGGCGTCGTTTATGAACTTCGTGCGTTGGCTAAAGCAAACCCAGACAGCCGAGCCTGCATGGCCGAAGCTGGAGCTATACCTTTGCTTGTACGATACCTAGGCTCAGACGTAGGTTCGAAAATACCGAACCTACAAGTCAACGCGGTAACAACCATTCTCAACCTCTCAATCCTCGAAGAAAACAAAATAAGGATAATGGAAACTGACGGAGCTTCAAACGGCGTTATCGAGGTGCTGAGGTCAGGTGCCACGTGGGAGGCCAAGGGAAATGCGGCAGCTACAATATTCAGCTTATCTGGCGTGCACTCATATCGGAAGCGATTAGGGAGAAAATCCCGTGTAATAACGGGGTTGATTGATTTGGCTAGAAGTGGGAACACGTGTTCGAAAAAGGATGCATTAATTGCGATATTGAATTTGGCAGGAGATCGAGAAACGGTGGGGAGGCTAGTGGAGGCAGGGGTGGTGGATATGGTGAAGGAAGTAGTGAATGAGCTGCCGGAGGAGGCGGTGAGTATACTTGAAGTGGTGGTGAAGAGAGGTGGAATGGTGGCGATCGCCGCTGCTTATAGTGTAATTAGGAAACTAGGGAGGTTGTTAAGGGAAGGATCGGATGCGAGTAGAGAGAGTGCAGTGGCAGCTCTTGTTACGATTTGCAGAAAAGGAGGGGCGGAAATGGTGGCGGAGCTAGCTTCGATAACTGGGATTGAGAGAACGATATGGGAATTGATGGGATCAGGTACGACGAGATCAAGAAGAAAAGCAGCTAGTCTGTTGAGGATTCTCCGGAGATGGGCGGCTGGTTTGGATTGTGGATATGTGGATATGAGTAGTTCATCAACAGCTGCATTGGCAAGCTAA
- the LOC110622276 gene encoding transcription repressor OFP1, with protein MGNYRFRLSDMMPNAWFYKLKEIGRTRSHNTSANSMKKKHPTATSAAAASQAQQSKTKQPHHQHHHHHHQYSYPRKSYYFTRELIPTNAKSTDTHFHDPPRRSSKQRLLKRRPLKSSSPKLVTSSVSAGCSCRATIWTKSSDSPPDYSASSSDSSTDQLDICDSFPPEFRSDRVLDTQSFDKMVAWSSSCGCNVDSNADDIIIDVEKKSVGANFDKLDLSDLDLPPILTKPAKFDDKVDDIKNKETKKTTKYRKSSAKYGEKNAHGSLSVKVVKEESVTMKEHKSSSMRRHSLNSPGLRLRVNSPKIANRKVQAHARKSVSSTSSSSSRRSLSDSLAIVKSSFDPQRDFRDSMVEMIVENNISASKDLEDLLACYLSLNSDEYHDLIINVFKQIWFDLTENRSK; from the coding sequence ATGGGTAACTACAGATTTAGGTTGTCTGATATGATGCCCAATGCTTGGTTTTACAAGCTCAAGGAAATTGGCAGAACCAGAAGCCATAACACTTCTGCTAATTCCATGAAGAAAAAACACCCAACAGCAACATCAGCTGCTGCTGCTTCTCAGGCACAGCAGTCCAAAACAAAGCAACCCCACCACcaacaccaccaccaccaccaccaataCTCTTATCCAAGAAAATCTTACTACTTCACCAGAGAACTTATCCCAACTAACGCAAAATCTACAGACACCCATTTCCATGACCCACCAAGAAGATCTTCCAAACAACGACTACTCAAGAGAAGACCTCTCAAGTCTTCATCTCCTAAGCTAGTCACCTCCTCTGTTTCCGCTGGTTGTAGCTGCCGTGCTACCATCTGGACTAAATCATCAGATTCTCCGCCTGATTATTCAGCTTCTAGTTCTGATAGCTCTACAGATCAGTTAGACATCTGCGACTCGTTCCCACCAGAATTCAGGTCTGACCGTGTTCTTGATACTCAGTCGTTTGATAAGATGGTCGCATGGTCGAGCTCTTGTGGTTGTAATGTCGATTCGAATGCTGATGACATTATAATCGATGTTGAAAAGAAATCTGTTGGTGCGAATTttgataagctggatttatCTGATCTTGACCTTCCACCAATCTTAACCAAGCCTGCTAAATTCGACGACAAGGTTGACGACATCAAAAACAAGGAGACCAAAAAAACAACCAAGTATAGAAAGAGTTCAGCTAAATACGGGGAAAAGAATGCTCATGGGTCTTTATCAGTGAAGGTGGTGAAAGAAGAGAGCGTCACCATGAAAGAACATAAGAGCAGTTCCATGAGGAGACATTCTCTGAATTCTCCAGGACTAAGACTTCGAGTGAATTCTCCAAAAATAGCGAACAGGAAAGTTCAGGCACACGCTCGAAAGAGTGTTTCATCAACATCGAGTTCAAGCAGTCGGCGGAGTCTTTCAGATAGTCTGGCAATCGTGAAATCTTCTTTTGATCCTCAGAGAGATTTCAGAGACTCAATGGTGGAGATGATTGTGGAAAACAATATCAGTGCATCAAAAGATTTAGAAGACCTTCTTGCTTGCTATCTTTCTTTAAATTCCGACGAGTATCACGATCTCATTATCAATGTTTTCAAGCAAATCTGGTTCGATTTGACAGAAAACAGGTCCAAGTAA